One Streptomyces sp. NBC_01217 genomic region harbors:
- a CDS encoding anthrone oxygenase family protein, protein MFSLPSSSSVSSLFLVLAVLATGLYAGFLLTFLIAVMPGIAALPDERFTAAMRRFNEKVPGPVFLVLFLGVIAFPAVAVAVTVAGGDNVDGALAVAALVCAVGSHLITITGNIPLNKALAESEGGDDGAAREAFESRWNSLHRIRTALSLAAFGLLAVAAA, encoded by the coding sequence ATGTTCTCCCTGCCCTCCTCGTCGTCCGTGTCCTCCCTGTTCCTGGTGCTCGCCGTGCTCGCGACCGGCCTCTACGCGGGCTTTCTGCTGACGTTTCTGATCGCGGTCATGCCCGGCATCGCGGCGCTGCCGGACGAGCGGTTCACTGCCGCGATGCGCCGCTTCAACGAGAAGGTGCCCGGACCGGTCTTCCTGGTCCTCTTCCTGGGAGTGATCGCCTTCCCGGCCGTCGCTGTCGCGGTCACGGTCGCCGGAGGCGACAACGTCGACGGGGCGCTCGCCGTGGCGGCGCTGGTCTGCGCGGTCGGCAGCCACCTGATCACGATCACCGGGAACATTCCGCTGAACAAGGCGCTCGCCGAGTCCGAGGGCGGCGACGACGGCGCGGCCCGCGAGGCGTTCGAGTCCCGCTGGAACTCTCTCCACCGGATCCGGACCGCCCTGTCCCTCGCCGCTTTCGGGCTGCTGGCCGTGGCCGCCGCATAG
- a CDS encoding vWA domain-containing protein, whose translation MERRTGTYIRTWRGALGVLLAGGVLLTGCSGGSSGTAYDSAQRRGAPAPVPAASGGAADNAEGADGSKKRDGLRESAPPDYLSTFALDVDTASYGYARRTLSDGSLPDPVTVRPEEFVNSFRQGYRRPAGNGFTVNVDGARAGAGAGADGWSLVRVGLATRAAPARDERPPAALTFVVDISGSMAEPGRLDLVKESLGILTDELRDDDSISLVTFSDEANTLLPMTRLRDHRGKIRDKVDSMEPTDSTNVEAGITRGYEEAVDGRVKGANNRVVLLSDALANTGETGADAILERIDSARREYGITLFGVGVGSDYGDALMEQLTNKGDGHTTYIADDTQARKVFVDQLPAHLELTARDAKAQVAFDPKTVEKFKLIGYEDRKVADEDFRNDRVDGGEVGPGHTVTALYAVHLRNGASGHVATATVRWLDPRTRTPHEQTGKVGTDAIDGPLWDGDSKRLQVTAVAAYFADALRGGELPGAPGLGELASKADELASATEDDSVRKLATAIGQANRLKGGGDDNGSGGAPEGEMD comes from the coding sequence ATGGAACGCCGGACAGGGACGTACATACGGACATGGCGAGGGGCACTCGGCGTGCTGCTGGCGGGAGGGGTGCTGCTCACCGGGTGCTCGGGGGGATCCAGCGGAACGGCGTACGACTCCGCCCAGCGCCGGGGCGCCCCGGCGCCCGTGCCCGCCGCGTCGGGCGGTGCGGCAGACAACGCGGAGGGTGCGGACGGTTCGAAGAAGCGGGACGGGCTGCGGGAGTCCGCGCCGCCCGACTACCTTTCCACGTTCGCCCTGGACGTCGACACCGCCTCGTACGGCTACGCGCGCCGCACCCTCTCCGACGGCAGCCTGCCGGATCCGGTCACCGTGCGGCCCGAGGAGTTCGTCAACAGCTTCCGCCAGGGCTACCGCCGCCCGGCCGGCAACGGCTTCACCGTGAACGTGGACGGGGCACGCGCCGGGGCCGGGGCGGGGGCCGACGGCTGGTCGCTGGTACGGGTCGGCCTGGCCACCCGGGCCGCCCCCGCCCGTGACGAACGCCCGCCCGCCGCACTCACCTTCGTCGTCGACATCTCCGGCTCGATGGCCGAGCCGGGCCGTCTCGACCTGGTGAAGGAGTCCCTGGGCATCCTCACCGACGAACTCCGCGACGACGACTCGATCTCCCTGGTCACCTTCAGCGACGAGGCGAACACCCTGCTGCCGATGACCCGGCTGCGCGACCACCGCGGGAAGATCCGCGACAAGGTCGACTCCATGGAACCCACCGACTCCACCAACGTGGAAGCCGGCATCACCCGCGGGTACGAAGAGGCCGTCGACGGCCGCGTCAAGGGTGCCAACAACCGGGTCGTCCTGCTCTCCGACGCCCTCGCCAACACCGGCGAGACCGGCGCCGACGCCATCCTCGAACGCATCGACTCCGCCCGCCGCGAGTACGGCATCACCCTCTTCGGGGTCGGCGTCGGCAGCGACTACGGCGACGCGCTGATGGAACAGCTCACCAACAAGGGCGACGGCCACACCACCTACATCGCCGACGACACCCAGGCGCGAAAGGTCTTCGTCGACCAGCTGCCCGCACACCTCGAACTGACGGCGCGCGACGCCAAGGCCCAGGTCGCCTTCGACCCGAAGACCGTCGAGAAGTTCAAGCTGATCGGTTACGAGGACCGGAAGGTCGCCGACGAGGACTTCCGCAACGACCGCGTCGACGGCGGCGAGGTCGGCCCCGGCCACACGGTGACGGCGCTCTACGCCGTACACCTCAGGAACGGCGCGTCCGGGCACGTGGCGACCGCCACCGTCCGCTGGCTGGACCCCAGGACGCGTACGCCGCACGAGCAGACGGGCAAGGTCGGGACGGACGCGATCGACGGTCCGCTGTGGGACGGCGACAGCAAGCGGCTACAGGTCACCGCGGTAGCCGCGTACTTCGCCGATGCACTGCGCGGCGGCGAACTGCCGGGCGCACCGGGCCTCGGGGAACTCGCCTCGAAGGCCGATGAGTTGGCGTCCGCGACCGAGGACGATTCGGTGCGGAAGCTGGCGACCGCGATCGGACAGGCGAACCGGCTCAAGGGCGGCGGGGACGACAACGGGTCCGGGGGCGCGCCGGAGGGCGAGATGGACTGA
- a CDS encoding ABC transporter permease gives MSAAVDVTEAVDVTEPAVAPGYRARHTLPLRVEAVRQLRRRRTLLMGGVLAALPFILIAAFAIGGTPSSRGGGDRLTLMDTATASAANFAATCLFVSAGFLLVVPVALFCGDTVASEASWSSLRYLLAAPVPRARLLWSKLVVALGFSLAAMVLLPLVALAAGAVAYGWGPLELPTGGALATSDTVPRLALVVAFVFVSQLVTAGLAFWLSTKTDAPLGAVGGAVGLTIVGNVLDAVTALGSWREFLPAHWQFAWADALQPDLEWGGMAKGAAISVTYALILFAFAFRGFSRKDIVS, from the coding sequence ATGAGTGCCGCAGTCGATGTCACAGAAGCTGTCGATGTCACAGAACCCGCCGTGGCGCCCGGCTACCGGGCCCGGCACACCCTGCCGCTGCGCGTCGAGGCCGTACGCCAGCTGCGCAGGCGCCGCACCCTGCTCATGGGCGGGGTGCTGGCGGCGCTGCCGTTCATCCTGATCGCCGCGTTCGCGATCGGCGGCACACCGTCCTCGCGGGGCGGCGGCGACCGGCTCACTCTGATGGACACCGCGACCGCGTCCGCCGCGAACTTCGCCGCGACCTGCCTCTTCGTGTCCGCCGGGTTCCTGCTCGTCGTGCCGGTGGCGCTGTTCTGCGGGGACACCGTGGCCTCCGAGGCCAGCTGGTCGTCGCTGCGCTATCTGCTCGCGGCGCCCGTGCCACGGGCCAGGCTGCTGTGGAGCAAGCTCGTCGTGGCGCTCGGCTTCAGCCTGGCCGCGATGGTGCTGCTGCCACTCGTCGCGCTGGCCGCGGGAGCCGTCGCGTACGGCTGGGGGCCGCTCGAACTCCCCACCGGCGGCGCACTCGCGACCTCGGACACCGTGCCGCGCCTCGCGCTTGTCGTCGCGTTCGTCTTCGTCTCCCAACTGGTCACCGCGGGGCTGGCGTTCTGGCTGTCGACGAAGACCGACGCCCCGCTGGGCGCGGTCGGCGGGGCGGTCGGGCTGACCATCGTCGGCAATGTGCTGGACGCCGTCACCGCGCTCGGCTCCTGGCGCGAATTCCTGCCCGCGCACTGGCAGTTCGCCTGGGCGGACGCGCTGCAGCCCGATCTGGAATGGGGCGGCATGGCAAAGGGCGCGGCGATCTCGGTGACGTATGCCCTGATCCTGTTCGCTTTCGCGTTCCGGGGGTTCAGTCGTAAGGACATCGTGTCCTGA
- a CDS encoding alpha/beta fold hydrolase, giving the protein METPIARTSRWRRLLPRKRGRWAAGLAALVVLAGAGTWTAAADDGAPAVHRQDRMMRVDGVSIDTSYFTTGGTEHRPAVLIGHGFGGSKSDVRAQAEQLADAGYAVLTWSARGFGKSGGEISLNAPDREVKDVSRLIDWLADRPEVELDGKGDPRVGITGASYGGAVSLLAAGYDKRVDAIAPQITYWNLADALFPDGVFKKLWAGIFVTTGGGCQKFEKQLCDMYERVAVSGEPDAAARALLTERSPSAVADRIKVPALIVQGQSDSLFPLGQADAMAEAISGNGAPVAVDWIAGGHDGGDLETDRVRQRIGGWFDRYLKGDKGADTGPGFRVTRTGGIDSTDGAALTRGASSATYPGLGSGGEAIDLGRRTQTFRNPAGANPPAISAVPGVGGGLSQLSSLGVGLSLDFPGQYARFESAPLTTSLRVTGSPTVRVEVDAAQGDAVLFGKVYDVSPDGRQQVLPSQLVAPFRIPQSQQGKDVRLTLPAVDHQFDAGHRLRLVLSATDLGYASPAAPTTYKVTPAGPLTVPTAPALKTAAATLPWWTWGLPAAAVVIAALLLLTARRRTATPAPDPALTGVPLQITGLSKKYAGSADRYAVKELSFRVEKGQVLGLLGPNGAGKTTTLRMLMGLITPDDGEIRVFGQAIGPGAPVLSRVGSFVEGAGFLPHLSGRANLELYWQATGRPAEDAYIEEALEIAGLGDALARAVRTYSQGMRQRLAIAQAMLGMPDLLILDEPTNGLDPPQIREMRDVMIRYAAGGRTVIVSSHLLSEVEQSCTHLVVMDRGRLVQAGPVAEITGSGDMLLVTSAQEVAEPLVEKVAALPGIGSAVRTEDGRGLLVRLDGAGPSGLIAELVRLDVPLTGVGPHRRLEDAFLTLISGGSA; this is encoded by the coding sequence ATGGAGACCCCTATTGCGCGTACGTCCCGGTGGCGGCGGCTGCTGCCCCGTAAACGCGGCCGGTGGGCCGCGGGCCTCGCCGCGCTCGTCGTGCTGGCCGGTGCGGGCACCTGGACCGCCGCGGCCGACGACGGCGCACCCGCCGTGCACCGCCAGGACCGGATGATGCGCGTCGACGGCGTGTCCATCGACACCTCGTACTTCACCACCGGGGGCACGGAGCACCGGCCCGCCGTGCTGATCGGGCACGGGTTCGGCGGCAGCAAGAGCGATGTGCGGGCGCAGGCCGAGCAGCTGGCCGATGCAGGCTACGCCGTGCTGACCTGGTCCGCCCGCGGGTTCGGGAAATCGGGTGGGGAGATCTCGCTCAACGCCCCCGACCGCGAGGTCAAGGACGTGTCCCGGCTGATCGACTGGCTCGCGGACCGGCCCGAGGTGGAGCTCGACGGCAAGGGCGACCCCCGGGTCGGGATCACCGGCGCCTCCTACGGCGGGGCCGTCTCGCTCCTCGCCGCCGGATACGACAAGCGCGTCGACGCCATCGCCCCGCAGATCACCTACTGGAACCTGGCCGACGCCCTGTTCCCCGACGGAGTCTTCAAGAAGCTCTGGGCCGGAATCTTCGTCACCACCGGCGGCGGCTGCCAGAAGTTCGAGAAGCAGCTCTGCGACATGTACGAACGGGTCGCCGTCAGCGGAGAGCCGGACGCCGCCGCGCGTGCCCTGCTGACCGAGCGTTCCCCGAGCGCCGTCGCCGACCGCATCAAGGTCCCCGCGCTCATCGTGCAGGGTCAGAGCGACTCCCTCTTCCCGCTCGGCCAGGCCGACGCCATGGCCGAGGCGATCAGCGGCAACGGCGCACCGGTCGCCGTCGACTGGATCGCAGGCGGACACGACGGCGGCGACCTGGAGACCGACCGCGTGCGACAGCGCATCGGCGGCTGGTTCGACCGGTATCTGAAGGGCGACAAGGGCGCCGACACCGGGCCCGGATTCCGCGTCACCCGGACCGGAGGCATCGACTCCACCGACGGGGCCGCCCTCACGCGCGGGGCGAGCAGCGCCACGTATCCGGGGCTGGGCAGCGGAGGAGAAGCGATCGATCTCGGGCGCCGGACGCAGACGTTCCGTAACCCCGCAGGGGCCAACCCGCCCGCCATCTCGGCCGTTCCCGGCGTCGGCGGCGGACTCTCCCAGCTGTCGTCCCTCGGCGTCGGCCTCTCGCTCGACTTCCCCGGGCAGTACGCCCGCTTCGAATCGGCCCCGCTGACCACATCCCTGCGCGTCACCGGATCACCGACCGTACGGGTCGAAGTGGACGCGGCGCAGGGTGATGCCGTGCTGTTCGGCAAGGTGTACGACGTGTCGCCGGACGGCAGGCAGCAGGTGCTGCCCTCCCAGCTCGTCGCGCCCTTCCGGATCCCGCAGTCCCAGCAGGGCAAGGACGTGCGGCTGACCCTCCCCGCCGTCGACCACCAATTCGACGCGGGACACCGGCTCCGCCTGGTCCTCTCCGCCACCGACCTCGGTTACGCCTCGCCGGCCGCGCCGACCACGTACAAGGTGACCCCCGCCGGCCCGCTGACCGTCCCCACCGCCCCGGCCCTGAAGACCGCGGCGGCCACCCTGCCCTGGTGGACCTGGGGACTCCCGGCCGCCGCCGTCGTGATCGCCGCCCTGCTGCTGCTCACCGCCCGCCGCCGCACCGCGACCCCCGCACCCGACCCGGCGCTCACCGGCGTACCCCTCCAGATCACCGGCCTGTCGAAGAAGTACGCCGGGTCCGCCGACCGGTACGCCGTGAAGGAACTCTCCTTCCGTGTTGAGAAGGGACAGGTGCTCGGCCTCCTCGGACCCAACGGCGCGGGCAAGACCACGACCCTGCGCATGCTCATGGGGCTCATCACACCCGACGACGGCGAGATCCGTGTCTTCGGGCAGGCCATCGGGCCGGGCGCGCCCGTGCTGTCGCGCGTCGGCTCGTTCGTCGAAGGGGCGGGCTTCCTGCCGCATCTGTCCGGGCGCGCCAACCTGGAGCTGTACTGGCAGGCCACCGGGCGCCCCGCCGAGGACGCGTACATCGAGGAGGCCCTGGAGATCGCCGGGCTCGGTGACGCGCTGGCCCGCGCCGTGCGCACGTACTCGCAGGGCATGCGGCAACGGCTCGCCATCGCCCAGGCCATGCTCGGCATGCCGGACCTGCTCATCCTCGACGAACCGACCAACGGACTCGACCCGCCCCAGATCCGCGAGATGCGCGACGTGATGATCCGGTACGCGGCCGGGGGCCGGACCGTCATCGTCTCCAGCCATCTCCTCTCCGAGGTCGAACAGTCCTGCACCCACCTCGTGGTCATGGACCGCGGCCGGCTCGTCCAGGCAGGCCCGGTCGCCGAGATCACCGGCTCCGGCGACATGCTGCTCGTCACCAGCGCGCAGGAGGTGGCCGAACCCCTCGTGGAGAAGGTCGCCGCGCTGCCGGGGATCGGCTCGGCCGTCCGCACGGAAGACGGCCGTGGACTGCTCGTACGGCTCGACGGCGCCGGCCCGTCCGGGCTGATCGCCGAACTGGTCAGGCTGGACGTGCCGTTGACCGGCGTCGGGCCGCACCGCCGCCTGGAGGACGCGTTCCTCACCCTGATCTCCGGAGGCTCCGCATGA
- a CDS encoding DUF981 family protein, whose protein sequence is MTLLALTLAAPGLKIDWTGLTLYNTIISLSAGAGLLLVVALGRQLLASGRTVTPDGWALAFGAIGLVLLITGLHMSLAWPLVGGGFPQNNIIFGEPAVIFGVVLLAASLYLWKRGAGINASDRIVHTVRVTAPISVLVFGVGLACLGIAAAGWKYTIFAAPAEEPIAGLFAEWPVVETSFVSGAYLLVGIGAILFPFALRRPSGRTVQVVGVAWGLAGLAYFLFGALAYFTHIGLIMNTK, encoded by the coding sequence ATGACCCTTCTCGCCCTCACCCTCGCGGCTCCCGGCCTGAAGATCGACTGGACCGGGCTGACGCTGTACAACACGATCATTTCGTTGTCCGCCGGTGCCGGGCTGCTGCTCGTGGTGGCGTTGGGGCGCCAGCTGCTGGCGTCCGGGCGCACCGTCACCCCCGACGGCTGGGCGCTGGCCTTCGGCGCCATCGGCCTCGTCCTGCTCATCACCGGCCTCCATATGAGCTTGGCCTGGCCGCTCGTCGGAGGCGGCTTCCCGCAGAACAACATCATCTTCGGCGAACCGGCCGTGATCTTCGGTGTCGTTCTCCTCGCCGCGTCCCTCTACCTGTGGAAGCGCGGTGCCGGGATCAACGCCTCCGACCGCATCGTCCACACGGTCCGTGTCACCGCACCCATCTCCGTTCTGGTGTTCGGCGTCGGGCTGGCCTGTCTGGGAATCGCCGCCGCAGGCTGGAAGTACACCATTTTCGCCGCACCCGCCGAAGAGCCCATCGCGGGGTTGTTCGCCGAGTGGCCGGTGGTGGAGACGAGCTTTGTGTCCGGGGCGTACCTTCTGGTGGGTATCGGCGCGATTCTGTTCCCGTTCGCGCTGCGCAGGCCGAGCGGGCGGACGGTCCAGGTCGTCGGGGTCGCCTGGGGACTGGCCGGACTGGCGTACTTCCTCTTCGGGGCGCTCGCCTACTTCACCCACATCGGTCTGATCATGAACACCAAGTGA
- a CDS encoding leucine-rich repeat domain-containing protein — translation MRSVLNLWRQELGEVPESVWQRTELRVLILADNGLTALPPGIGRLRLLHTLDLGHNALTAVPGELGELTGLSGCLYLHDNQLSHLPDRIGHLTRLRYLNIGENHLTTLPDPIGEMASLIELRAQHNRLTALPTSIGQLRNLRELWLRGNAITTLPPSIVGLRELRHLDLRENSVSELPQSLSRLPRLRHIDLRSNRLVQLPDWLAEMPSLEKLDLRWNGIDPSLPLLTELERRGCFVLA, via the coding sequence GTGAGAAGCGTGCTGAACCTTTGGCGCCAAGAACTCGGCGAAGTACCGGAATCGGTCTGGCAACGCACCGAGCTCCGTGTGCTGATCCTCGCGGACAACGGACTGACGGCCCTCCCTCCGGGGATCGGCCGACTGCGCCTGCTCCACACCCTGGACCTCGGTCACAACGCGCTCACGGCGGTGCCCGGCGAACTGGGAGAACTGACCGGGCTCAGCGGCTGTCTCTACCTGCACGACAACCAGCTGTCACACCTGCCGGACCGCATCGGACACTTGACACGACTGCGCTACCTCAACATCGGCGAGAACCACCTCACCACTCTCCCGGATCCCATCGGCGAGATGGCCTCCCTCATCGAACTCAGGGCCCAGCACAACCGCCTCACCGCTCTGCCCACGTCCATCGGACAGCTCCGGAACCTGCGTGAGCTCTGGCTCCGGGGGAACGCGATCACGACCTTGCCGCCCTCGATCGTCGGCCTGCGCGAACTCCGCCACCTGGACCTGCGCGAAAACTCCGTGTCCGAGCTGCCGCAGTCGCTGTCCCGCCTTCCGCGACTGCGTCACATCGACCTGCGGAGCAACCGCCTTGTCCAACTGCCGGACTGGCTCGCGGAGATGCCGTCGCTGGAGAAACTGGACCTGCGCTGGAACGGGATCGACCCGTCTCTGCCCCTCCTGACCGAACTGGAACGCCG